The Tubulanus polymorphus chromosome 3, tnTubPoly1.2, whole genome shotgun sequence nucleotide sequence acGTAACATAATTAGCTCTCAATTGTTCACGTGTAtcattttgtatcattttgtgaaattagaATTTGGACGGTTAGTTAAAAATGCTATCAAAAAATTACAACCAACTTTTAGACTTATCATTGGATGAATTAcgaatattcaatgttcttctgaataaattatcatgaatttgatttgatatgtCAATGTAGATGCTTTACTAAAACTTGATTTACAGGGTcccctacaactccttgattccttagaAGTGCAGGGTcccctacaactccttgattccttagaAGTGAACGGATAATGCTTTTGAAGGTGCTTTAAACTCCTTGAATGTGaacaaaatgcccaaaacCCCTTAATAAActctttcaattttgagaaatagacaATTCGAAATGTTTGTCTAATTTGTAGTTGTATAGTAAACTTacaccaaaaatatttttacccTATTTAAGGCGGTTGCCAAAATCGAAACCAAGTTTAGGTTGTGTTAAGGATAagaatttgcttacaaaaccactgaattaatggtttacaataccgatttaggaggagtctaatGTAATTGGgatgaaatctgaaattttctcctttaaaactccttggAACTCAGACTGTTCTGTAGGGACTCTgatttgtgaaaaaaaatcgtttgtgaatcatgtaaatgttTCGTTGATCGGCTTTAAATCTTTCTTCTGCATTCACAATTGTTCATATTTTTGACCTGGTTTCATGCATTCAGCCTGAGTTCCGATGTATAGAAAATATGCTTGCAAATATACATGTTTTCTAAAAGTATCCTATCAACTGTACAATCTGTCATCTGAGTCGCCTCCACTTGTGTCGGTAAATACGTttcgagagaaaaaaaaagactCGAGGTCTTTGTGCGTTTTTCATGACAATGAATTTGCGATGATTCGCTAAGTGCAAATAGAGTAAATGCatcaatgaaatcttttttgaCTTAGCTCTTGGCAAAAACACGGACTATATGACGGATATAGTCCGTGGTAAGAACAAATCTGTAACCTAGAAACTATCATCAGCAAAAATCAGAAATTAAGTAAGacataaaatgatttatttaaagTTAAACTATTTCTATTTGGTTTCATGCAACGTTACATTGAttgacatttcatttttcaatcgaCCTTTTTCCTATTTCTCAATGAAAATTACAACAGAAGTACAAGACATCGATATCGATAAAACGAACATCAACAGTTTACTCAACTAAAGTTCAAATCCCTGCAATATTTTATCACCAAAATCTTTTGTAAACAACTACCACTGAACATCGTATTAATCCTAATGGGTTTTCGATAAATCCTGATAATTTTTGGCAAAAATTGTAAAGTGTTATTCCTAGCGTCGTGGCTGATATAGTTTGCTGCGCGTTATGATGATTTTGTGTTCTTTTATAGCCAAGAATCTGTGCAAACTAGCCCTCTTGATCTGGACCGGGTATCGGTCGGTCCCCCTGATCTCCTAACATATAAGTCAACAACTCTCGCGCGCTTTACACAAAAACCTAGAGCTAATTGGTTTACTGTATAAAGATTAATATCATTGAGAATAATAAGCTTCTGACTGACCTGTTTATTTAGAATCTTCACCCGGATTCTGTTCGTGAAGAGGCGTCCTGGATTCTGTGAAATGAGGTGACCCACGTCGCACGTCGAGACTCACACCCGGAAATGATTGTGATGTAACGCTTTGTTTCCCTCAGCTTTCTTATACACATTTCCGATTGGACCTCGTCTGAAACAAATGTCTTGATAAGTTAATACGAATTAAAAGTTCCGCCCCGAATTGATATCCGAGCGAGCGATTATATTAAATTCGGAAGCGCCGATTTTTCGAGAGGATACGCGGTAATTAACATGGATGTATTTTCGGGGGAAGTTGTCACCAGACGATTGGTCGCATTCCGAGTCAAGACATTACGAGGATGACAGGATCAGTTTTAGCATTGGGAACGGAACAGAAGTTAAAGTAGGGAGGCAGTGAAGTTTGTGATTGAGACGCCGTATCCGGGAGGGGGTTTGACAACGTCACAGGATACAGGACATGTTTTGCGCGCTGTAGCGAGTACTGTTTCATTGGCATATTCATTATACTATTAACAATAACACTTAATATGTATCCAACGTTTCGATGTCAAAAACGTCGCTtgtttctattatattttctgatttgaccACATTGAAGTGCGTCAATTATAACTCattgttctctctctctctctcgctctgcTAATGTACCGGTACCGAACAACCACGGTCCGTATCTGAAATATTGAAGTACTATTACTTCCgagtgaatttttttcaaaaatttcaagtcTTCCAGACACGAGGGtcggtttttgttttttgtgtgATTTTGCCATATGACCGGCGATTGTGAGTGGAAATTCTGCCCACACAGAAGATGAAATCAAACATGAAACACTCTTCGAATCTATTAAATTCGTTATTCCTGCGCATCTCGCGCTATgttataaaaactgatatttattcaaaatttgcGAAGCCTCTCAGAGAATATCGCTTTGACTTGAGATTATGTAAGTACTGTGAGAACAGTTGGCaatgaattttatcatttaGCACATGTTCCCGAAGATGTGAATCTTAATTTCAATAGATCGGCCTAGAGAACTATCATTAGAAACAGTAACgctatcaaatatcaaaaactcaaaaaaatatatttactaattagcTACCGGTATATAACTTATATAATAGATGATtgtttatagatatatttctatcGGAGAATAGAACGGGGTGAGTAAATTGGTTGTtactttattttctatatttcttaCGAAACTTAGAACTGTTTGAATTTCCCACATAATGCGTGTCACATGATAGAAAGTTTATGGAGAAGGTGTTGAATATTTAATGACGCCAGCGTGATGTCATGTGTCGTTGTACGGTAGAGTTTCTATTACCTGTTAATACTTTCAACTCTTATACAGATTATTTATTATAAGGAAGTTACCTCAGAATATCAAACTTTCAAATACTCACAGAAGAATGATTTTAGTTAGTTATTTCTAGTTTTTCATAAATACACAAGcaataatttacaaaaaaaaagaactaaTTGTTTACACCCAACGCTGATTTCTAGTGGCGTAAGGGTATTGCGTACTGTTGTCGACCCTCAGGCAAAAGTTATGATACACCAAAATAGGAAATCATCAAAGTACTAAAAAGTCGTAACACTGTTGACACCTCAACTCACATATATTTCTATAACGGctattcacacaatatttctaGGATTTGCCGTTCTGAGAGGCAACTTCTGTAAcgttttaagtattttatGCAAAAATTTATGATGTCAATTGAAACGTGAAGTGATTTTTTGTCGATACTGTAGTATTGGTATGTGATCGTTGGGGATAGGGTCATTACGTGCGAACTATACTTTCCTCTGCCGGGTTCACTCGGTACAACTTAACACAATCAATTCAGTATATTGCGCACTTTCTGGACACAGTTTttctgaaattgtttgatCACGCGACCAGTGTAAATTTGATATGtgtatttacatttttttcaagacGCGTAAATTGTTTTCGAAATCGATAgagaatttaattcaattttcaatgtttattcATGATTCAAAAACATGTATTTGTTTTCGGACggatgattattatttaaagTATGAAAACCAGTTCGTATTCGTAGCTATGATTAAACAAAactgaacttgaacttgaaatattagatgaatatcAAGACAGTCAAACCTAATAATGGAAATGTAGAATAGATAATGGAATTAAAAccattaaaatttaaattaattcagatattgaaaacaaaatttattcatcaaaaattaaaatctaaaatcaaacGTTGTAGAGGTCTCTGTAAAGACCTTAAATTCTTAACggataaattttgtttttaatgaatttatatataGCGGGTTTAAACTCTCCAGTCAAACCTGCTTAATGGGGATCAGTTGGGggccgatgaaattcatccGCAACATCATATTTAACTTAGATTTATTTATAGATCGACTTAAACGATCGAATTAGACCAAAATCATCAGGATTGAACTGATCTGAAGAATTGAGCGCATTTGACTATTTTAATTTCTTATTAATGCTATTTATCATATTTCtgttaataatgatatttgttATTGGAGCTTCACAGATGTTTTTCTAGTATATATTTCACACTGGAACTACAGGCATAGCGACTACTTGAAGTCCTTTATGAATATGCAACTGGCCAACAGTCTACTTCATGTATTCACCGAGGATGATCTCGATAGCTTTTGAAGTGGTGTGCTTTTGCTGACCAGCTATGTTCGTTTTTGCTGTGAAATGTACCTAAGAAGCTTTGATACCACTTCAATACGATGTTTAGAATAACCCCTGTGACCAGTTCTTCCCATCATTAACACGACTGACAGTTCATTGAAACGGCATTCGAACCAAAGAACAATAAAATTaggcattttttcaaacacgatatcaatgttttcATCCGGGAACTGATTTAGATAAAAACTGTTTATGATGATATATATAGAAAATCCCACATTCAAAAAAGGAAAACAAGTCCTTTTAGTTTAACGATTTAccgatattttcaatatttcgactttatcctaatagtagtcatcttcaggaatagaATGTGATTATAAtcttattaaaatgtaattatATAATATGAGGATAAAGTCAAAATTTCGAAGCTATTATCACCATACAACGCAGACTCAGagtatttcatcaatggttataaacTGCTTATGGTAATCTCTATTCTATATCTTTCAGGAATTGTTGTGTTTAATATGAACCGACCTAAAGCCAAAAATGCCATCAGTAAAAATCTACTTCGACTGGTAAATATACTGAAATTGATTTCTGATGATAAgatgatatttgttttactcGTTATTTTCATGGATACCTGTGATTTCTCTTATAGTTTGGTGAAGCGATTGAGATGGTGAAATCAGATACTACCGTGCGAACAGTTCTACTCAGAAGTCAAGTTCCTGGAATATTTTGCGCCGGTCAGTTGTGATTTCGCCGTAACTTCAATATTATAAACACgtagatttttttcattgctCCTTATGAAAACTGCGAAATatcttcaaatgaattttgtcTCTATGATTTCAAGGAGCTGATTTGAAAGAACGAGCGAAAATGGCACCGGAAGAGGTCGGACCATTCGTGAGTCTTGCGAGAAAAACGAtatcagatttttcaaatcttcCAATGCCGGTAATAGCTGTTATTGATGGAGCAGCGCTAGGGGGAGGTCTAGAAATGGCTCTGGCATGTGACCTCAGAGTCGCTGGtatgttattctaaaatttaaattcaatttgctAGAAAATCTACTTTTGAATGCAAGGTATTTTCCCAGTTATTGAAGCACATGCCTGAAGTCTTCATCGACAGAAAGGGTTCTTATAGATCAGGAAACATCTGGGGATTCTGACTCCTTTGTTTAAGATTGagaagtcagggaattttttaTATCTTGTTCTTTGTGGTGACAAGTTGTCACAAGGAAGCTCTTTAGAAGAAAATACCActgaaaatatcttattatTCAATCTTGGAACTTTTGGTCGAGGGTCAGGGAAATATCCGGCATTTTAGCATCcgctgatctgtaagaaccctggattatagattttaatgttATTCTCTATTTTCAGCTAGTAATGCAAAGATGGGTCTTGTTGAAACGAAATTAGCGATAATACCCGGTGCAGGTAACTGACTACGTTTTATAACATCTATTTAGCTAAGCCaataattcataaagactatgtTTAGGCTAAAACAATTGTAATTTCTCATTTCTGGGGCAAGTTGACCCTGTCGactgcctatctaccctgtacaatacttttttaaatcatgatcaatcTAGccataataattttcattgaaaaataggAAAAAAAGTAGATTGAAAAATGGAACATAAATCAATGTAACGTTGCACGAAACCAATTAGAAATAGTTTTCATGTAAATGATGTTTAACTCTGAATATGGTTAGATTAtcttatttttatgaattaatgGCTAAAAGCATATTCTCTACGTGAAATACATGAGTATACTGTAAATCACTGGCCATCTTTCATCTTATGAAACCGATTCACGCGGAAAAAATCTAAAGGGATATTCGTTACATCTTATAGAACGAGATAATAAATTTTGACCCAGAATCTAATGAAGGTTCTCTCCGGCGACGCATTGAGTGACGCACTCCAAACTTTCTCCGGTGACTCTTCAGTCGTTTAGAGAAAGACGTCACGAGTCGAAGTCGTCGTGATTCGATACGGAAACGAGTGCCGACCGCGGCGTCGGTTGTTGTGAATCGCGACAGAAATGCGACGACGCACAAAACGGGGAAATAAACGGTGGAAGAAACGTCAGCTGGCGGCGatgattgataaaaatatgCGCTCAATTAAGAAATAGCTCGAGTTAATAATTCATGCTCAGTTATGGTTGCATTTCATCTGAGTTTCTGAATTATTTCTCTCTCCTGATCAAACACACCGTCCTTTATCACGTGATTACAGTCCGTTCCTAGATAACGAATAAACTGATGTTATTCCCAGCGCGATGAACACAATAAATTGATAGTTATGATGTAATGAGTGGATTTAGGGGCTGGACACGGGGGCTCATCGAGGTTGCTCTTATCATCAAGACTAAGATCGACTATAAGCGACAACTACCAAGAAACAAATgattgacaaatttcaaaatgttttcttcGGTTTATTTTTCCCTTGGTTTTGGTAATTCCTGGAGCGGATCTAGGGGGATGTTTGGGTGCCCcctcaaatttgaaatgtcatCAAATATGTCACCCCAAAATTTTTTGGACCAAGATTTTCCACctataataattttttcaacCCATGAAATGACCAACAGCACCCTAAGATGGTGTAGAAGTATACAGAGTACGTGGTGTTACGTAAAAAGTGCCCGTTGTCTCATTGgacaccccccccccaccaACACCCCCATGGAAAatcctagatccacccctgacCTCTGTTATAAGAATGTATTAATTGTTAAATGTAGGTGGCACTCAGAGATTACCGCGTTTAGTAGGAACATCGATCGCTAAAGAGTTGATATTCACAGCACGAGTTTTAGACGGTAATGAAGCTCACAAATTTCAACTGGTCAATCATGTTACGCAACAAAATGAAAACGGCGATGCCGCTTATTTGAAAGCGCTTGAAGTTGCCAGGCAAATCACTCCCCAGGTAtagatagaaaaataaatcatctacCGTATCAGTTTAAATATGACTTtagttcaaattttcaaacttctAATATCGCGATTTCAGGGACCAATAGCTGTAAGAATGGCTAAATTAGCAATTAATAAAGGAATTGATTGTGATTTGAATACAGCTTTAACTGTGGAGGAAACTTGTTATGAACAAGTAAGTTTATAATTGTAATCTACAGTCATCCCATAACAGGTGTGGATGCAGTGGGTATTAACCATATATCGCCCAAAATAAGGTGTTGAATTATAAGTGCCCTTCAAAATAAAGTGGTTCATTCTTATAGCCACAAGGAGCCCTCTGAATGCTCataaattttagaattttaaacCCCTTTGTTTGGCATCACACCCTTACCGTTAGTTTTGGGAAGGATACTGGGAGTGCCCTTTTTGTACCCTCAATGTTTCTTTCAATGCTGTCTCGCACCCTgacctagttagttacctaatcattGGTGGTAAGATTTTGTTGTCGGATGGGCTCATACCAATATGGTCTCATGGTTTGTGAAACGAAACCACAGACATGTTACTGACCTGCCCTGACCCTGGATCTACCCCTGCCCGTTAAAGGGAGCACATTGCGAATTCATGATTTGTGCAGTATAGAGAGCATGGAGGCATATCAAGGGTTAATTTTGACTAGTTGAATCCAGATCTAGttaaattcagaaaaaaaccTGTCATCAGGCGGTGGTAGGGGTTTATGAGTGGGTATTATATAAAACCTACGTATGATTGATTCATAGTTTATTGTTTGATATTTACAGGTTATTCCAACTAAAGACAGGATAGAAGGCCTTACAGCATTTCGAGAAAAGCGTCCACCACGATACACTGGAGAATAGATacctgtttatatatatatatatataatcacagAACTTTGTCTGATCCGCTTCAGTTCTGTTGTTCTATGACTTCAGTTTACGGGTTTACAATGAGTTTTGTTTTGAATAGAAGTTGATTTAAATGTATTGATCATGAACTGCtgtgtaataaatgatttgtaaaatatttcattgtatTAGTTGGATATAAATAGATGGTCAGCGCAGTGGAGGGAACCTTCCTGTTCTGATACTGTATGATGACCACTGGAGTTGAACCTCGTTAGTACGATTCTGTTAATGACGAAACCCGCCCATATAcgatgatttccagcatgtcccaGTGAACCAGTTCCTCTCGGCTGTTTTCCCTGATtgatgatttccagcatgttCCAGTGAACCAGTTCCACTCGGCTGTTTTCCCTGATtgatgatttccagcatgtcccaGTGAACCAGTTCCTCTCGGCTGTTTTCCCTGATtgatgatttccagcatgtcccaGTGAACCAGTTCCACTCGGCTGTGTTCCCTGATcgatgatttccagcatgtcccaGTGAACCAGTTCCACTCGGCT carries:
- the LOC141901513 gene encoding methylglutaconyl-CoA hydratase, mitochondrial-like, encoding MRNFMKTIFGFKNVRITSLQAARSISVNANSNDEFSLHVLDEENEGIVVFNMNRPKAKNAISKNLLRLFGEAIEMVKSDTTVRTVLLRSQVPGIFCAGADLKERAKMAPEEVGPFVSLARKTISDFSNLPMPVIAVIDGAALGGGLEMALACDLRVAASNAKMGLVETKLAIIPGAGGTQRLPRLVGTSIAKELIFTARVLDGNEAHKFQLVNHVTQQNENGDAAYLKALEVARQITPQGPIAVRMAKLAINKGIDCDLNTALTVEETCYEQVIPTKDRIEGLTAFREKRPPRYTGE